One window of Dendrosporobacter quercicolus genomic DNA carries:
- the ftsH gene encoding ATP-dependent zinc metalloprotease FtsH — translation MNNKQRNFSAGFLFVALLLAWLFNDLIYKPLIIRETEVSYNVFLANLNEGKIDHVILTTDRIIFYLKATETQPETLANVVPVNDPDLTDRLIAAGVEFSAQAQTQSLFTALFGWLLPLLPLFLIWYFIAKRMGGAGPNAMSFGKSKAHEIEGEMIGVKFDDVGGVGEAEVELREVIEYLKTPDKFTRIGAKLPKGILLAGPPGTGKTLLAKATAGEAGVPFFFLTGSSFVEMFVGVGASRVRDLFQQAQKKAPCIIFIDEIDAIGQARSNIGRIGGNSEQENTLNQLLAEMDGFKANSGVVIMAATNRPEILDPALVRPGRFDRQIQVTLPTEPGRLQILKIHTRSMPLSDQVSLERLAKVTAGFSGAELANIANEASLLAVRRNSGTITMTDFDLAIERIVAGLQRKTPLSEDIRRKVAFHEVGHALTAYYLPGTDPVHKVSIIPTAKGALGYTLQMPEEERYLIGESELKSRLAVMLGGRAAELIIFKEASTGASNDLERATEMARRMITEFGMSAKLGPVRYAAAAGNYLSSGVTGRNDLSPATIACIDEEIRLFLNEAHETATRVLTDHPEVLQQAAQFLTDQEVISGDQLAAIANTPAK, via the coding sequence GTGAATAATAAGCAACGGAATTTTTCCGCCGGTTTTCTTTTCGTCGCGCTTTTGCTGGCTTGGCTGTTCAATGATCTCATCTATAAGCCGCTAATTATTCGCGAAACCGAAGTTAGTTACAATGTTTTTCTGGCAAACTTAAACGAAGGAAAAATTGATCACGTTATTCTGACAACAGACCGCATTATCTTTTATCTTAAAGCCACTGAAACACAACCGGAAACGCTCGCAAATGTAGTGCCGGTAAACGATCCCGACTTGACTGACCGGTTGATTGCCGCAGGGGTGGAGTTTTCAGCCCAGGCGCAAACCCAAAGCTTGTTTACCGCCCTGTTCGGCTGGCTGCTCCCCCTGCTGCCGTTATTTCTCATCTGGTACTTCATTGCCAAGCGGATGGGCGGGGCCGGCCCAAACGCCATGTCCTTCGGGAAAAGCAAAGCCCATGAAATTGAAGGTGAAATGATCGGGGTAAAATTTGATGATGTCGGGGGTGTTGGTGAAGCGGAGGTTGAACTGCGGGAAGTGATAGAGTATCTGAAAACGCCGGACAAGTTCACCCGCATCGGCGCTAAGCTGCCAAAAGGAATTTTACTCGCCGGTCCGCCCGGCACCGGCAAAACCCTGCTCGCAAAAGCAACCGCCGGTGAAGCCGGAGTACCTTTTTTCTTTCTGACAGGCTCCAGTTTTGTCGAAATGTTTGTCGGCGTCGGCGCTTCAAGAGTGCGGGACCTTTTCCAGCAGGCGCAGAAAAAAGCGCCCTGCATCATTTTCATTGACGAAATTGATGCAATCGGCCAAGCCCGTTCAAATATCGGACGAATTGGCGGGAATAGCGAACAGGAGAACACGCTCAACCAGCTGCTGGCGGAAATGGACGGCTTTAAAGCCAATTCGGGCGTAGTCATTATGGCTGCCACCAACCGCCCGGAAATTCTTGATCCGGCTTTAGTACGGCCGGGCCGCTTTGACCGGCAGATACAGGTAACCCTGCCGACTGAGCCAGGCCGCTTGCAAATACTCAAAATCCACACCCGGAGCATGCCGCTGAGCGATCAGGTCAGCCTTGAACGGCTGGCCAAAGTAACCGCCGGCTTTTCCGGCGCAGAACTGGCGAATATCGCCAACGAAGCTTCCCTGCTGGCCGTCCGCCGCAACTCGGGCACCATTACCATGACTGATTTTGACCTGGCCATTGAACGGATTGTGGCCGGCTTGCAGCGAAAAACACCGCTTTCGGAAGACATTCGCCGGAAAGTGGCTTTTCACGAAGTGGGTCATGCGCTCACCGCCTATTATTTACCGGGAACCGACCCCGTCCATAAAGTCAGCATCATTCCAACCGCCAAGGGAGCTCTGGGCTATACGCTGCAAATGCCTGAAGAAGAGCGCTATCTTATCGGCGAAAGCGAATTAAAGTCCCGTCTGGCCGTAATGCTTGGCGGGCGGGCGGCTGAACTGATCATCTTCAAAGAAGCCTCCACCGGCGCATCCAATGACCTGGAGCGCGCCACGGAAATGGCGCGCCGGATGATTACCGAATTCGGCATGTCCGCCAAACTGGGACCGGTGCGCTATGCCGCCGCCGCCGGCAATTACCTGTCAAGCGGCGTTACCGGACGAAATGACTTAAGCCCCGCCACCATTGCCTGTATTGATGAGGAAATCCGCCTGTTCTTAAATGAAGCCCACGAAACGGCAACCCGGGTTTTAACCGACCACCCGGAGGTTTTGCAGCAGGCGGCGCAGTTTCTCACCGACCAGGAAGTCATCTCCGGCGATCAGCTGGCCGCTATTGCCAACACACCGGCTAAATAG